Proteins encoded by one window of Salarias fasciatus chromosome 1, fSalaFa1.1, whole genome shotgun sequence:
- the LOC115386295 gene encoding uncharacterized protein LOC115386295, which translates to MTPSLGSPMVILDVIIIGGGPHALTLASLLSSHECDPECHTPNFPSHSHAPRSHPKPETSNKKRCSGKKKRVTTVSAGQRLECQPAESTMSERPVAPPLSLCVVDTYGEWTALWESQFTALNIPHLRSHTLVHTDPLNKKALQEFVLKHQRSAELHSLPDQVYILDENAFFNDMRLGKKERRRLNVTSTLRKSSAFSLPGAKLSVDFFKELDTKMYKNKNGHGLTVVFSFMEHEHGNLNSAVLSSLTDLNLNIQVERYKLEKVLVKGTVERITPVMEDNEEMEEEEEEEGWFKEHKANGDNTIMNEGMENGTRKRIRYFQIQLQEGNVLKAHQVVVATGPTRAQMANIPMWVQNIAENYPEGHLQHTVHLMHHLPNTKQRCREANCERQKESFSTAVCQAGQRVMVVGGGLTSAHVVSIAIQQGASRVTWVMRKHLQLKQFDVGDVESLVGRYSHVEHGIKMDGQAYLRQFYNERSLHRRLAMIRQARKGGAVTPEAYMHLQPFIVNGQVEVKTYCQVSEASWCYKNQAWHLCLSTGECWSGDMIWLATGCKLDVKQDPLLSEVMQQFPIQVIDGWPCISESLQWAEGCRLYLMGQYTALQIGPHAVNLAGGQAASMRIAKDIMRRHDWDGSQMSKTSGEKTKTEEYVQQMHGLLWL; encoded by the exons ATGACTCCTTCACTTGGCTCACCT ATGGTGATTCTTGATGTGATAATCATTGGAGGAGGGCCTCATGCCTTGACCCTCGCAAGTTTGCTGTCCAGCCATGAATGTGACCCTGAATGTCACACACCCAACTTCCCTTCACACTCGCACGCTCCACGGTCTCATCCAAAACCGGAAACATCCAACAAGAAACGCTGCAGTGGCAAAAAGAAGAGAGTGACCACAG TCTCTGCAGGTCAAAGGCTGGAGTGCCAACCAGCAGAGTCGACAATGTCCGAGCGGCCTGTGGCCCCCCCGCTGAGCCTGTGTGTGGTGGATACCTACGGGGAGTGGACCGCTCTGTGGGAGAGTCAGTTCACCGCTTTGAACATCCCTCACCTGCGCTCGCACACACTGGTTCACACAGATCCTCTCAACAAG AAAGCACTTCAGGAGTTTGTTTTAAAGCACCAACGCTCGGCAGAGCTTCACAGTCTTCCAGACCAGGTTTACATCCTGGATGAAAATGCTTTCTTCAATGACATGAGGCTGGGCAAGAAGGAGAGGAGACGTCTGAACGTCACCTCCACGCTGAGGAAGAGTTCAGCCTTCAGTCTGCCGGGAGCCAAActcagtgtggatttttttaaagaac TAGACACAAAgatgtacaaaaacaaaaatgg ACATGGACTAACTGTGGTATTTTCCTTCATGGAGCATGAGCATGGAAATCTGAACTCTGCTGTCCTGAGTAGTTTGACTGATCTGAATCTGAACATACAGGTGGAGAGATACAAACTGGAAAAAGTGCTGGTGAAGGGAACGGTGGAGCGGATCACCCCTGTAATGGAAGATaatgaggagatggaggaggaagaggaagaggaaggctggTTCAAAGAACATAAAGCAAATGGAGATAACACTATAATGAATGAAGGAATGGAAAATGGGACGAGAAAGAGAATAAGATACTTTCAAATCCAACTTCAAGAGGGAAACGTCCTAAAAGCCCACCAGGTTGTTGTGGCAACAGGCCCAACTCGTGCTCAGATGGCCAACATCCCGATGTGGGTGCAAAATATTGCAGAGAACTATCCAGAAGGGCATTTGCAGCATACAGTCCATCTCATGCATCATCTAccaaacacaaagcaaagaTGTAGAGAAGCAAACTGTGAGAGACAAAAGGAATCATTTTCCACTGCAG tgtgtcaGGCAGGGCAGAGAGTAATGGTAGTGGGTGGAGGTCTGACCAGTGCTCATGTCGTCTCAATTGCCATTCAGCAAGGTGCCAGCCGTGTGACATGGGTCATGAGGAAGCACCTCCAG CTGAAACAGTTTGACGTGGGTGATGTGGAGAGCTTGGTGGGTCGCTACTCCCACGTGGAGCACGGCATCAAGATGGACGGCCAAGCCTACCTGAGGCAGTTCTACAATGAGCGGAGCCTCCACAGACGGCTGGCTATGATTCGCCAGGCGAGGAAAGGAGGGGCCGTCACCCCCGAGGCGTACATGCACCTGCAGCCGTTCATAGTGAATGgacaggtggaggtgaagacGTACTGTCAG GTGAGTGAAGCCAGCTGGTGCTACAAGAACCAGGCGTGGCACCTTTGTCTCAGCACTGGGGAGTGCTGGAGTGGAGACATGATCTGGCTGGCCACCGGCTGCAAACTCGATGTCAAACAGGATCCATTGCTTTCTGAGGTGATGCAACAGTTTCCCATTCAG GTAATAGATGGGTGGCCGTGCATATCAGAAAGCTTACAGTGGGCAGAAGGCTGCCGGCTGTACCTGATGGGGCAGTACACGGCTCTTCAG ATTGGACCTCATGCCGTAAACCTCGCTGGCGGACAGGCTGCCAGCATGCGAATTGCCAAAGACATCATGCGGCGTCACGACTGGGACGGCAGTCAGATGTCTAAAACGAGCGGAGAGAAGACAAAAACCGAAGAATATGTTCAACAGATGCACGGCCTGTTATGGCTTTGA